A single Marinitoga aeolica DNA region contains:
- a CDS encoding thymidine phosphorylase, protein MRPVDIIYKKRNGEINTKEEIEFMINGYVNGQIPDYQVSAWLMAIYFNGMTKEERYHLTMVMRDSGDIIDLSGIKGIKIDKHSTGGVGDKTTLAVGPLVASAGLKVSKLSGRGLGHTGGTIDKLEAIPGFQTAISKDEFFKIANEVGMVVAGQTGNIAPADKKIYALRDVTATVDEISLISASIMSKKLAVGSDGIVLDVKTGSGAFMKNINDAIELAKSMVEIAELNNRKIVALVTNMDQPLGDNVGNSLEVLEAIETLKGKGPEDFTELCIELGANMLDLSGLYTYENAKKILKENIENGKALEVMRNWIKSQGGNEKVVDNPEEILPISKEIVEFRAEEDGFISHIDTEKVGIASMVLGAGRKKKEDEIDYSVGIKILKKLGVKVSKGDIIAKLYVSDKSNVKEALDLLKAAYKITSNPPKEEKMKLIYEKIVGGK, encoded by the coding sequence GTGAGACCGGTAGATATAATTTATAAAAAAAGAAATGGTGAAATTAACACAAAAGAAGAAATAGAATTTATGATAAATGGATATGTAAATGGTCAAATACCAGATTATCAAGTTTCAGCATGGTTAATGGCTATATATTTTAATGGTATGACAAAGGAAGAAAGATATCATTTAACGATGGTGATGAGAGATAGTGGAGATATAATTGATTTATCTGGTATAAAAGGAATTAAAATTGATAAGCATTCAACAGGAGGTGTTGGAGATAAAACGACACTTGCAGTAGGACCATTAGTTGCCTCTGCGGGATTAAAAGTATCAAAATTATCAGGTAGAGGTTTAGGACATACAGGTGGAACTATAGATAAATTAGAAGCAATTCCAGGATTTCAAACAGCAATATCTAAAGATGAATTTTTTAAGATTGCAAATGAAGTAGGAATGGTAGTTGCAGGTCAAACTGGTAACATTGCTCCAGCGGATAAAAAAATATATGCATTAAGAGATGTTACAGCAACAGTTGATGAAATTTCATTGATCTCAGCAAGTATTATGAGTAAAAAGTTGGCTGTAGGTTCGGATGGGATTGTTTTAGATGTAAAAACTGGTAGCGGTGCATTTATGAAAAATATAAATGATGCAATAGAATTAGCAAAATCTATGGTTGAAATAGCAGAATTAAATAACAGAAAAATTGTAGCTTTAGTTACAAACATGGATCAACCATTAGGAGATAATGTAGGTAATTCATTGGAAGTACTTGAAGCAATCGAAACATTGAAAGGGAAAGGACCAGAAGACTTTACTGAATTATGTATAGAACTAGGTGCAAATATGTTAGATTTATCAGGTTTATATACCTACGAAAATGCTAAAAAAATATTAAAAGAAAATATTGAAAATGGTAAAGCGTTAGAAGTTATGAGAAATTGGATTAAATCTCAAGGCGGTAATGAGAAAGTTGTTGATAATCCAGAAGAAATTTTACCTATTTCAAAAGAAATAGTGGAGTTCAGGGCTGAAGAAGATGGATTTATTTCTCATATAGATACAGAAAAAGTAGGAATAGCTTCAATGGTTCTCGGTGCTGGAAGAAAGAAAAAAGAAGACGAAATTGATTATTCTGTTGGAATTAAGATTTTGAAAAAATTGGGAGTTAAAGTATCAAAAGGAGATATAATTGCAAAATTGTATGTTTCCGATAAAAGTAATGTGAAAGAAGCATTGGATTTATTAAAAGCAGCATACAAAATAACAAGTAATCCTCCCAAAGAAGAAAAAATGAAATTGATATATGAGAAAATAGTAGGAGGTAAATAA